The genomic stretch AGCGTCTATCGATGTCATCAATGCAGGCCAGCTGTCCTGAGCGCGTCGTCCACAAGCGCCTCGTGGGCGCCATCGAGCGGTGTCAACGGTAGACGCAGGGTCGCGCCGTCGATCACCCCGAGGCGCGCAAGCGCCCATTTCACCGCGATCGGATTACTCTCAACGAACAGCGCGGCATGTAGTTTTCGTAGCCTATCGTCTATCTTGCGTGCTTCGGCCAGGTCGCCCTTGCGCCCCAACGCCACCATCTGCGCCATCGCGCCCGGCGCTACGTTACCGGTTACGGACACCGTGCCGTCGACGCCAGCTTCCAGCGCGTCGATCAGCGAGCCGTCGTCACCGCTCAGCACGGCAAAGTGCTTACCGCACAACTCGCGAAGCTCGTGCAGGCGCTGCATGTCGGGCACCGCCTCCTTCACCGCCACGATCCGCTCGTGCTGCGCCAGCGCGGCCACCGTGCTCGGCTGCATGTCGCAGGCCGTGCGCGACGGCACGTTGTAGAGCACGACGGGTCCGGCAGCGGCGTCCGCGATCGCCTCGTAATGGCGCGCGAGGCCGCCCTGCGTCGGCTTGTTGTAGGAAGGGGTGACCACCATGGCCGCATCCGCGCCCGCCTCGAAAACGAGCCGCGTGAGGTCTGCGGCGCGCTGCGTGCTGTTGCTGCCACTGCCAGCGACCACCGCGACGCTCGACGGCAGGTGCTCCCGCGCTACGCGCACCAGCTCACCCAATTCCTCGACCGAGAGAGTGGCGGACTCGCCGGTGGTCCCCCCGACCACCACACCATCCACGCCGCCGGCCCGCTGGTAGTCCAGCAAGCGCAGGAACGATGCGCGATCGACACGCCCGGCCCCATCCATCGGACTCGCCAGCGCGACCATGGTCCCCACTGTGTTCAAGCGCAATCCTTCGGCCGGGTAAACCGACAATGGTAATGACCGCTCAAAGCCCTAGCAAGGCGCCGCGCCGGCAACGCCTGCTGCCCGAGGAAAAGCGGCACCGAGTTCCCCTCGACCACGGCTTCGACCGCCCTCCCCTGGGGTCGTTCCGAGGTGATTTGTAAGCTTATGTCGAGCCTGCCAGGACCGGCCTGGCGCCGCGCCTGGGCGGCGCCTTGCCTTGCCACCCTTTGCCTGTACACTCGGCCCGAGCAAGCAACGGTGCACAGACTCCCCTTACATGAAGCAGTTGATGGTCATTTCCGCGGTCGGCGCGGATCGTCCCGGCCTGGTTCACGATCTCACCGCGAAAATACTCGAATGCGGCGGTAACGTGATGGAAAGCCGCATGGTTGGCCTCGGTAGCGAGTTCGCCATGCTGATGTTGATAGGCGGCAACTGGCACACCCTGGCGCGCCTGGAAGGGGAGCTGCAGCGCCTCGGCGAGGATCGCCTCTCGATCTCCGTTCGGCGCACGGAAGAGCGCGCCGTCCGCGGCGATCTGCTGCCCTACGCCGTGGATGTGGTCTGCCTCGATCACGAAGGCATCGTGTCCAACCTGGCCGGATTCTTCTCCCAGCGCGGTATCGAGATCGCCGAGTTGAGCACCCGCAGCTACGCAGCGGCGCACACCGGGGCGGCCATGTTCTCGGTGCAGATGTCCGTGAGCATCCCCTCGCGGGTTCACATCGCCGCGCTTCGCGAGGAATTCATGGAATTTTGCGACCGCCTCAACCTCGACGCCATCATGGAGCCGATCAAGAACTGATGAGCACCCACAAAGGCCCGAGCAACGGCGCAGACGACCGCACGCCAGGTACCACCCGATTGGCGGCCGCCGGGGTACTCACCTCGGATAGCGACACTGGCGCCACGCACGGAGCTGACGGTCAGCGCCAGCCCGGCCACGGCGGTCGGCGCCTGTTCGTTCTCGACACCAACGTGCTCATCCACGATCCCACGGCCATGTACCGCTTTCAGGAGCACGACGTGCACCTGCCGATGGTGGTGCTCGAAGAGCTGGACGTGCTGAAGAAGGGGATGTCCGAGCCCGCCCGCAACGCGCGCCAGGCCAGCCGCTTCCTCGACCGCATCATGCAGGGCGTGGAGCCCTCGGGGATCGCTCAGGGGCTCGAACTGCCGGGTTTGATGCCCGACGACGTCGATGGCCAGGACGAGCAGAGCGCCGCCAACGCGCCCGGTCGACTCTACTTTCAGACCCAGACCTTCGAGTTCTCTTTGCCGAACGGCCTCCCTGGTTCCACCCCCGACAACGCCATCCTGGCCGCCACCCTGGCACTGCAGGAGAAGCACCCGGAGGTGTCGATCACCCTGGTGTCCAAGGACATCAACCTGCGCATCAAGGCCTCCATTCTCGGGGTGCACGCCGAGGACTACTACAACGACCGCACGCTCACCGACACAGATGTGCTGTACACCGGGAGCGAAGCGCTCGATGAGGACTTCTGGGATCAGCACGGCGAGAACATGGAGTCCTGGCAGGAAGGGCTGAAAGCGCTCTACCGCATCCACGGCCCGCGCGTGCAGTCCTGGCATCCGTCCCAGTTCGTCCACGGCGAGGGGGACCTTCACTTCGAGGCCATCGTGCGCGAGCGCGACGGGGATACGGCCGTGCTCGAGCAGGTACGCGACTTCCGCAGCGAGCACAACGCCGTGTGGGGCATCCAGGCGCGCAACCGCGAGCAGAACTTCGCCCTCAACCTGCTGATGCACGACGACGTGGACATGGTGACCATCGTCGGCTCCGCCGGCACGGGCAAGACGCTCCTGGCGCTCGCCGCCGGCCTTGCCCAGACCCTCGACAAGGGTGCCTACAACGAGATCATCATGACCCGGGTCACCGTGCCCCTGGGCGAGGACATCGGCTTCCTGCCCGGCACGGAAGAGGAGAAGATGGAGCCCTGGATGGGCGCCCTCATGGACAACCTCGAGGTGCTGGCGCAGACCGAAGAGGGCGACGGCTGGGGCCGGCAGGCCACCAACGATCTGATCCGCCGCCGGATCAAGATCCGCTCCCTGAACTTCATGCGCGGGCGTACCTTCCTCAACCGCTACATCATCGTGGACGAGGCGCAGAACCTCACCTCCAAGCAGATGAAGGCCCTGATCACCCGCGCCGGCCCCGGCACCAAGCTCGTGTGCCTGGGCAACGTGGAACAGATCGACACGCCCTACCTCACGGAGACCACCTCGGGCCTCACCTACGTGGTGAATCGCTTCCGCAGCTGGGCCCATTCCGGCCACATCACCCTGCTTCGCGGCGAACGCTCACGCCTGGCCCACTACGCCTCGGACATTTTGTAACCCGCGGGCTCGGGCTGGCGAGGGAACCTCGCCGCCCACCCGACGGTCGGATCTGGCATGTCACGTCTCGTCGCATCGTTCACCGCGTTCACCCGCCGCCTCAGCCAGGCCGCGGTGGTGGTGCTCGGCCTGCTGCCGCTGCTGGTCAGCACGCCGGTGGCCGCCCAGCCGATGCCGAAGAGCGAGTTGCCCGACATCGGCGCGCCCTGGGACACCACCCTGTCGCGGGCTCAGGCCTACCAGTTCGGCCGCATGATCATGCGCCAGCTGCGGGACGCCGATCAGGTCCTCGAGGACCCCGAACTCACCCAGTACGTGCAGTCCCTCGGCCACAAGCTGTCGAGCCGCGCCAGCGACGGTGAGGACAAGTTCGAGTTCTTCGTGGTCAAGGACGGCGCCATCAACGCCTTTGCTCTGCCCGGTGGCTTCATCGGCGTCAACGCCGGCCTCATCGACGCCACACAGACAGAGAGCGAGCTGGCGGGCGTGCTCGCCCACGAGGTCGCCCACGTCACCCAGGACCACATCGCCCGGCGCATCCACGCGCAGGGGCAGAACGGCCTCGTCACCGGCGCCGCCTTGCTGGCGGCGGTGTTGCTCGGCGCCATGGCCGGGGTGGACGGCGATGCGATCGCCGCGGCCGCCTCGGTGACCCAGGGCGTCGCCGCCCAGCAGGCGATCAACTTCACCCGAAGCAACGAGTACGAAGCGGATCGGGTGGGTATCGGCATCCTGGCGGACGCGGGCTTCGACCCGCAGGGCATGCCGAACTTCTTCGAGACCTTGGGCAAGCGCTCGGGCATCCGCGGGACACAGATTCCCGAGTTCCTGCGCACCCACCCCCTCGAGGCCAACCGCGTGGCCGAGTCGCGCAACCGCGCCGCTGAGTACGACGAGGTGGAACCG from Pseudomonadota bacterium encodes the following:
- a CDS encoding PhoH family protein; protein product: MSTHKGPSNGADDRTPGTTRLAAAGVLTSDSDTGATHGADGQRQPGHGGRRLFVLDTNVLIHDPTAMYRFQEHDVHLPMVVLEELDVLKKGMSEPARNARQASRFLDRIMQGVEPSGIAQGLELPGLMPDDVDGQDEQSAANAPGRLYFQTQTFEFSLPNGLPGSTPDNAILAATLALQEKHPEVSITLVSKDINLRIKASILGVHAEDYYNDRTLTDTDVLYTGSEALDEDFWDQHGENMESWQEGLKALYRIHGPRVQSWHPSQFVHGEGDLHFEAIVRERDGDTAVLEQVRDFRSEHNAVWGIQARNREQNFALNLLMHDDVDMVTIVGSAGTGKTLLALAAGLAQTLDKGAYNEIIMTRVTVPLGEDIGFLPGTEEEKMEPWMGALMDNLEVLAQTEEGDGWGRQATNDLIRRRIKIRSLNFMRGRTFLNRYIIVDEAQNLTSKQMKALITRAGPGTKLVCLGNVEQIDTPYLTETTSGLTYVVNRFRSWAHSGHITLLRGERSRLAHYASDIL
- a CDS encoding M48 family metalloprotease — encoded protein: MSRLVASFTAFTRRLSQAAVVVLGLLPLLVSTPVAAQPMPKSELPDIGAPWDTTLSRAQAYQFGRMIMRQLRDADQVLEDPELTQYVQSLGHKLSSRASDGEDKFEFFVVKDGAINAFALPGGFIGVNAGLIDATQTESELAGVLAHEVAHVTQDHIARRIHAQGQNGLVTGAALLAAVLLGAMAGVDGDAIAAAASVTQGVAAQQAINFTRSNEYEADRVGIGILADAGFDPQGMPNFFETLGKRSGIRGTQIPEFLRTHPLEANRVAESRNRAAEYDEVEPPEDTLDYDLAKVRVRALLADTRTEAVRYFEDHAPDGILEADIPTRYGYAISLLAADQPGRAEPFFRALVNQVGYVTAFHSGLAESLIAKGEVQDGLEVYEVALRLFPRNIPLTVRYSRALMNHGHADQAHTLMLDLLNNINYTAEQLRLIALAASEAGDEGDAHYYMSEFHVVNGDLYQAIDQLKLAQEAPDLKPVQRERFSARIEEIEKVLPRDRRGRIKPRPKDQ
- a CDS encoding ACT domain-containing protein codes for the protein MVISAVGADRPGLVHDLTAKILECGGNVMESRMVGLGSEFAMLMLIGGNWHTLARLEGELQRLGEDRLSISVRRTEERAVRGDLLPYAVDVVCLDHEGIVSNLAGFFSQRGIEIAELSTRSYAAAHTGAAMFSVQMSVSIPSRVHIAALREEFMEFCDRLNLDAIMEPIKN
- the dapA gene encoding 4-hydroxy-tetrahydrodipicolinate synthase; this encodes MGTMVALASPMDGAGRVDRASFLRLLDYQRAGGVDGVVVGGTTGESATLSVEELGELVRVAREHLPSSVAVVAGSGSNSTQRAADLTRLVFEAGADAAMVVTPSYNKPTQGGLARHYEAIADAAAGPVVLYNVPSRTACDMQPSTVAALAQHERIVAVKEAVPDMQRLHELRELCGKHFAVLSGDDGSLIDALEAGVDGTVSVTGNVAPGAMAQMVALGRKGDLAEARKIDDRLRKLHAALFVESNPIAVKWALARLGVIDGATLRLPLTPLDGAHEALVDDALRTAGLH